Below is a genomic region from Tumebacillus amylolyticus.
GTATGCCGCCGCCTCGACACGTCGCCCTCATTTCCCTCAGGATACATCCCCTCGCCCAATTGCCGAAATTCGGTCAACGCGGAGATATCCTGGGGGAAACGACGTAACACATACGACGTTAACGTACTGCACTCGTACAAAATGTTACGCGTCCCCTCCTTGCTACGCGCCCAATCCTCTTCGTCGCCGTCGACCACGATCAAAATCTTGAGATCTCGCAACTTTTTTAGAGCCCGTTTCAGAGATTGCCGGTGAGGGGTATGTGTCATCTCCAGAGGAGTGCCTTCTTCTTGCATCTTGAGTTTTACAGAGTCGATCAGCTCGCTGAGCACGAACTGCTCCATTTCCCCTTTGTTCTGCAAAAACCACAAGCAAAAGGTAAAAAGCGCGTAGTCAAGCGGTTGCTTGAACTCCACCACCCCCATCCAAGGCTTTGCGACTCCCGGTACTTTTTCCAACTTGATCAATTCCCGCGTCATCAGCAGCGGAAACCCGCAAGCATGTTGAAACCACTCGCGCAATGGTTCATAATGCAAGCGAAGCGTGCGAAACAGTTCCGGATCGTCCGCTTTTCGCACCCAGGGTCGATTCAAGAGCACTCGAGCAAGACGTTTTCGTTCTGCCGCTTTCTCTTCGTCCTTGAAAGACTGGGTACGTGACGATTCACTCATGATGGTTCTCCCTCCCTGCTGAAATAGAGCGTGTAATTGGGCATCTCGAGCTCTCCATCCTCACAGACCAAGATGGTACGATCCAAGTTGGGGCGGTTGGGCATCGCGATCCTGATTCCATCCGGTGTTCGAAATTGGAGGTTTTTGTTCGCAAGGCAACGGCTGATCCACGACAACAGCTGTTGCCGCTCCCCTTTCGAAACGACACCCAATTCTGACATCAATACAGAACCGCGGTTTACGTAGGTTTCGATCAAGCTCTCTTCTTCTTGCTTCTTTTTTAGGTAGGCTTGAAGCGACACGGGATTGTTTTTTCGTGCGATGACCGGAGCGGTGTTCGTGTTCCTCGGACGCCCTTGGTGCCCTCGAGGGGGCAGCGAAAACTCTTGCGGGGTCGTTTCCCACATGGAGGTCTCATCCAAATACCCGTTGTCCTCCGCATGTTCACCAAAAAAATGTCTCGTCTCATACAGACCAAACGTATAGGCGTACAATTCATGCGCCTCTTCCAAGCTCTCCGTTTGCAAAAACCAGCGACCCACCTGTTCCAACTCTTGTTGGCGGCTCATTCCGCTCCTGCCCTTTTCTTGAATCCGTATGGCGCTGCGCACGACTTTAAAAATCGTATCTTTCGCCATTTGTTCCAACAAACTCACGAGGCTCGACTCTTGCTTTGTACCCAAGAACCAACGTTCCACATTGCGCCATTGGCTGTTTATTCGTTCCTCCCATTGCTCTGCCGACAATGGTTCGTCCAGATTCGGCATCCCCATTTTCGCCGACACTACTTGATGTAAAAAACGAGCTGTCGAGTAGCTGTCCTGTTTCGCCTGAAGAAGCAATTCTGAAATCTCCGGTGCCGTATTCTGCAACACCTGAATGAAATTCTGCAAATAGGTCAATACCGAATCCTTATACGCCAAAAACTGCTCGGTTGCAAAAAGTTCTTCCGACCGTTTGCTATTCAGGCTGGCAATATAGTCAGAGGCCCGCTCGTTGAGGTCCTTGAAGAGATCGATCAGTTCATCCCACAACTCGACAGCCTCTACCTCTGACCGCACCTGCGACCACCAGCGAATCGCCTTGGCCAGACGAACGAACTCTTGCAACTTGCTCGGTTGCAGAGAGCCTCCGTAGCCTTTCACATTTTCGAGTTGAATGACCAATCGTTCTATCTCAATCGCATAGGGAGTCATCATGTAGCGATATCGCTTTTTAAGGTATTCTTCAATGGTGGTGACACGTGTGCTGTCATGTTGTGCAGTGAGACTTTTCC
It encodes:
- a CDS encoding TIGR02677 family protein, yielding MLGTLGQEITETAYLTARTNTKRYRYILRYFYEQYQRTNYWLQPEEILSGVRTMGLEEDYDMEKLQADLSQLEGWKSLTAQHDSTRVTTIEEYLKKRYRYMMTPYAIEIERLVIQLENVKGYGGSLQPSKLQEFVRLAKAIRWWSQVRSEVEAVELWDELIDLFKDLNERASDYIASLNSKRSEELFATEQFLAYKDSVLTYLQNFIQVLQNTAPEISELLLQAKQDSYSTARFLHQVVSAKMGMPNLDEPLSAEQWEERINSQWRNVERWFLGTKQESSLVSLLEQMAKDTIFKVVRSAIRIQEKGRSGMSRQQELEQVGRWFLQTESLEEAHELYAYTFGLYETRHFFGEHAEDNGYLDETSMWETTPQEFSLPPRGHQGRPRNTNTAPVIARKNNPVSLQAYLKKKQEEESLIETYVNRGSVLMSELGVVSKGERQQLLSWISRCLANKNLQFRTPDGIRIAMPNRPNLDRTILVCEDGELEMPNYTLYFSREGEPS
- a CDS encoding TIGR02678 family protein; the protein is MSESSRTQSFKDEEKAAERKRLARVLLNRPWVRKADDPELFRTLRLHYEPLREWFQHACGFPLLMTRELIKLEKVPGVAKPWMGVVEFKQPLDYALFTFCLWFLQNKGEMEQFVLSELIDSVKLKMQEEGTPLEMTHTPHRQSLKRALKKLRDLKILIVVDGDEEDWARSKEGTRNILYECSTLTSYVLRRFPQDISALTEFRQLGEGMYPEGNEGDVSRRRHTVFRRLLQEPAVLDHHWQPDELQYVRIQRSYILEQIGKHVGLEGKRYREGLLFYHLSPKGEMDLFPTAESITDLVLLLANEVRTQLKEKEDLQITQADLESMLLDLRETYGSCWSKQDREAKIGELAQQLLGHLEAWGLAERVDPNWIRLSSVLGRFSGSYKLGGDER